The following proteins are co-located in the Fimbriiglobus ruber genome:
- a CDS encoding glycerate kinase type-2 family protein, translating into MAPTIRFSETVLREHALAIWSAAVEAVRPEPLVAAAVLDFPTAWQAALRAAPRVLVVGCGKAGAAMAAGLETGCEQYLPKLSGLVNVPEGSTRLLQRLRLNPARPAGSNHPTAAGVAGADEMLELLAGAGPDDVAICLISGGGSALLPAPAHGITLEDKQAVTKLLHASGATIAEMNAVRKHLSRVKGGRLAAAFRGKLLVSLIISDVVGDPLDVIASGPTAPDPSTFADALGVIKKYGLTGKVPASVSRLLERSGDKGEPETLKEQPPHVHNLVIGNNAVALAAAARRAGELGYGVLNLGAFIEGETREVAAVVVGIVRSIRSNGQPLAMAACLLIGGETTVVLGDQPGLGGRNQEFVLAALNRLGTEHMLGVCVLSGGTDGEDGPTDAAGAVATIETLTRASAQSLSPREYLDRHDSYSFFDRVDGLIRTGLTDTNVTDIRVVLVTQLDA; encoded by the coding sequence ATGGCACCGACTATCCGTTTCTCCGAAACAGTTCTCCGCGAACATGCCCTCGCCATCTGGTCCGCTGCAGTCGAAGCGGTGCGGCCGGAACCGCTCGTCGCGGCTGCGGTGCTCGATTTTCCGACCGCGTGGCAAGCCGCCCTACGGGCCGCGCCGCGAGTGCTCGTCGTCGGGTGCGGGAAAGCCGGCGCGGCGATGGCAGCGGGATTGGAAACCGGCTGCGAGCAGTACCTTCCCAAACTCAGTGGTCTGGTGAACGTGCCCGAAGGTTCCACACGACTGCTTCAACGACTTCGCCTCAACCCGGCTCGGCCGGCCGGCAGTAATCACCCGACCGCTGCCGGAGTCGCCGGTGCGGACGAGATGCTCGAATTGCTCGCGGGCGCGGGGCCGGACGATGTCGCGATCTGCCTGATTTCGGGCGGCGGTTCCGCCCTGCTTCCGGCACCGGCACATGGAATCACGCTCGAAGACAAACAGGCTGTTACGAAACTGCTCCACGCCAGCGGCGCGACGATCGCCGAAATGAACGCGGTCCGCAAACACCTCTCGCGTGTCAAAGGTGGCCGTCTCGCGGCGGCGTTTCGCGGCAAACTCCTCGTCAGCCTGATCATCTCGGACGTCGTGGGAGACCCACTCGACGTGATCGCGTCCGGCCCGACCGCGCCCGATCCCTCGACGTTCGCCGACGCACTCGGCGTGATCAAGAAGTACGGGTTGACGGGCAAAGTACCTGCATCTGTTAGCCGGTTGCTGGAGCGGAGCGGGGACAAAGGTGAACCAGAGACTCTGAAGGAGCAACCGCCCCACGTTCACAATCTGGTCATCGGCAACAACGCCGTCGCGTTGGCCGCGGCCGCCCGACGAGCCGGCGAACTCGGCTACGGCGTGTTGAACCTCGGAGCGTTTATCGAAGGCGAGACCCGCGAGGTGGCAGCCGTCGTGGTTGGGATTGTGCGATCGATTCGCTCTAATGGTCAGCCGTTAGCCATGGCCGCGTGTTTACTCATCGGCGGCGAGACGACGGTCGTACTCGGCGACCAACCGGGCCTCGGAGGGCGGAACCAGGAGTTCGTTCTCGCGGCCCTGAACCGACTCGGCACGGAACACATGCTTGGCGTCTGTGTGCTGAGCGGGGGAACGGACGGGGAAGATGGGCCGACCGACGCGGCCGGGGCCGTCGCGACGATCGAGACGCTAACGCGGGCCTCCGCACAAAGCCTATCCCCACGCGAATATCTGGACCGACACGACAGTTACTCGTTTTTTGACCGCGTGGACGGACTCATCCGTACCGGCCTGACCGACACGAACGTCACCGACATTCGCGTCGTGTTGGTGACGCAACTCGACGCTTGA
- a CDS encoding 4a-hydroxytetrahydrobiopterin dehydratase, which produces MTADHLRRMKCKSCRGGLPLLSADEISQLLPAVSAWQLADEGIRLSRRWQVKDFDEALDFFNRIAPVAREEDHHPDLHLVNYRSVTIEITTHAVGGLTENDFILAAKIDALPQPKPKT; this is translated from the coding sequence ATGACCGCGGACCACTTGCGCCGGATGAAGTGCAAGAGTTGTCGGGGTGGCCTGCCCCTTCTGTCTGCGGATGAGATCAGCCAACTCCTCCCGGCCGTTTCCGCGTGGCAACTGGCGGACGAGGGGATACGACTATCGCGCCGGTGGCAGGTGAAAGATTTCGATGAAGCGTTGGACTTCTTCAACCGCATCGCGCCCGTCGCCCGGGAGGAAGATCATCACCCGGACCTGCACCTCGTCAATTACCGGTCCGTCACGATCGAGATCACGACCCACGCGGTCGGCGGGTTGACCGAGAACGACTTTATCCTGGCCGCGAAGATCGACGCGCTGCCGCAACCGAAACCCAAAACGTGA
- a CDS encoding YncE family protein, translating to MDRRTFLAASLTLPLAATARAEARVSRFLYVVCPGIRDYLEFGGAGILVFDIDDGHKFVKRIATDASKVGKPRNIKGVVANAATRKLHFTTPESLYCVDLLTEKTDWGTELPKGCDRVASTPDGKMLYVPSFEKDIWNVVETATGKVVTDIETKSGSHNTICGLDGKKVYLAGLKSPFLSIADTKTNKVVEKVGPFAAAIRPFTVNGSQTLCFVNVNELLGFEIGDLKTGKKLHRVEVPEFKQGPVKRHGCPSHGIGLTPDEREVWVVDGFNERVHVFDTTAMPPTWTRSIKLREQPGWVTFSLDGKYAYPSTGEVIDTTTKKIVTALSDEKGGPVHSEKMVEIHFKDGVPVATGDQFGLGRKV from the coding sequence ATGGACCGTCGCACGTTTCTTGCCGCCTCCCTCACGCTTCCTCTCGCCGCAACAGCACGAGCCGAGGCTCGCGTCTCACGATTCCTGTACGTCGTTTGCCCCGGCATCCGCGACTATCTGGAATTCGGCGGGGCCGGCATCCTCGTCTTCGACATCGACGACGGGCACAAGTTCGTGAAGCGGATCGCCACGGACGCGAGCAAGGTCGGCAAGCCGCGAAACATCAAGGGCGTTGTCGCCAATGCGGCCACCAGGAAACTCCATTTCACCACGCCGGAATCGCTCTACTGTGTCGATCTGTTGACCGAAAAAACGGACTGGGGGACGGAACTGCCGAAGGGCTGCGACCGCGTGGCGTCGACTCCCGACGGGAAAATGTTGTACGTGCCGTCCTTCGAGAAAGACATTTGGAACGTGGTCGAGACCGCGACCGGAAAGGTCGTCACGGACATCGAGACCAAGAGCGGGTCGCACAACACGATTTGCGGGCTCGACGGCAAGAAGGTTTATCTCGCGGGGTTGAAGTCGCCCTTCCTTTCGATCGCGGACACCAAGACGAACAAGGTGGTCGAAAAGGTTGGACCTTTCGCGGCCGCGATTCGCCCGTTTACCGTGAACGGCTCCCAGACCTTGTGCTTTGTGAACGTAAACGAACTGCTCGGTTTCGAGATCGGCGACTTGAAGACGGGCAAGAAATTGCACCGGGTCGAAGTGCCGGAGTTTAAACAAGGACCAGTCAAGCGACACGGCTGCCCCAGCCACGGAATCGGTTTGACGCCGGACGAGAGAGAAGTGTGGGTCGTCGACGGCTTCAACGAGCGAGTTCACGTGTTCGACACGACCGCGATGCCGCCGACATGGACAAGGAGCATCAAACTCCGCGAACAGCCGGGTTGGGTGACGTTCAGTCTCGATGGCAAATACGCCTATCCATCGACGGGCGAGGTGATCGACACCACCACGAAGAAAATCGTGACGGCACTGAGCGACGAAAAGGGCGGCCCGGTTCACAGCGAAAAGATGGTCGAGATCCACTTCAAAGATGGCGTGCCGGTCGCGACCGGAGACCAGTTCGGACTCGGGAGAAAAGTGTGA
- a CDS encoding FHA domain-containing protein encodes MRVRLVPIDKAPQIELTKDLTLVGRNEDCDVRIDHKSISKLHCILVKTDGLILVRDLGSTNGTRVNGLRVRRAALLPNDNLAIAAFKYKVKFGDTADDRPAAGTPDVAVPMRETSEDDDLGAEKLPGVGTPLRRNALPDAYPDAAPKS; translated from the coding sequence ATGCGTGTCCGGTTGGTCCCGATCGACAAGGCTCCTCAAATCGAGTTGACGAAAGATTTGACTCTGGTCGGCCGGAACGAAGATTGTGACGTCCGGATCGACCACAAGAGCATTTCCAAGCTCCACTGCATTCTCGTGAAAACCGACGGTCTGATTCTGGTCCGCGACCTCGGTAGCACGAACGGTACCCGCGTCAACGGCCTCCGCGTTCGCCGGGCCGCTCTGTTGCCGAACGACAATCTGGCCATCGCGGCCTTTAAGTACAAAGTGAAATTCGGCGACACGGCCGACGACCGGCCGGCGGCCGGAACGCCGGACGTTGCGGTACCGATGCGCGAAACGAGCGAGGACGACGACCTCGGTGCCGAAAAGCTCCCCGGCGTCGGCACGCCACTCCGCCGCAACGCCCTGCCGGACGCTTATCCGGACGCCGCCCCCAAATCTTAA
- a CDS encoding dihydrofolate reductase: MASDRTGLIGTDTGLPWHLPGDLRRFRAVTMGKPIVMGRKTRDSIGRALPGRFNIVLTHNPDYRADDTCVVNTPAAAITQAVEELKRTGGNEVMVIGGAEIYRVFFPRADRVYLTLVDGEFAGTTRFPTEKFAHYPFTATSETVFPADEKNAHACRILILDRTESGPAWTWESIQNGTT, translated from the coding sequence GTGGCTTCGGACCGGACCGGGTTGATCGGCACCGACACCGGGCTCCCCTGGCACCTGCCCGGAGATTTGCGGCGGTTCCGGGCGGTCACGATGGGTAAACCGATCGTCATGGGCCGGAAAACGCGAGACAGCATCGGCCGCGCGCTGCCCGGCCGATTCAACATCGTCCTCACCCACAACCCCGATTACCGGGCGGACGATACTTGCGTCGTGAACACGCCAGCAGCCGCGATCACTCAGGCGGTAGAAGAGCTTAAGCGGACCGGTGGGAACGAAGTCATGGTCATCGGCGGGGCCGAGATTTACCGGGTCTTCTTCCCCCGCGCGGACCGCGTCTACCTAACTCTTGTGGACGGCGAATTCGCGGGAACGACCCGATTCCCGACCGAAAAGTTCGCACACTACCCGTTCACGGCTACGTCCGAAACTGTTTTCCCGGCGGACGAAAAAAACGCCCACGCCTGCCGCATTTTGATATTGGACCGCACGGAAAGCGGTCCTGCGTGGACGTGGGAATCGATTCAAAACGGGACTACTTGA
- a CDS encoding translation initiation factor, protein MPPRGPKIVLFLGSANFSRCRAAELLFASLAAKMGLTWAPTSRGLAVSPNTKTGMNPALATVLRSQGVRGDDARSPKTVVVDDFAGAAHVVAIHRVEHAPFLERQFPDRAAAIEYWNIATVPESTVQVALIERRVSDLFARVMRAGAGPVPAPPAGFSDAPPAPPPVPLAGSPPKKGTVARLARETKGRGGKGVTLVQDLPLNEAALQELVTMLKSKCGTGGTVKDGVIEIQGDQRDRLTVELEKLGYKVKRAGG, encoded by the coding sequence ATGCCGCCGCGCGGGCCGAAAATCGTGCTGTTTCTTGGGTCTGCCAACTTCTCCCGGTGCCGGGCGGCTGAGTTGTTGTTCGCCTCCCTCGCGGCAAAGATGGGGCTAACGTGGGCTCCCACCTCGCGCGGACTGGCGGTCAGCCCCAATACCAAAACGGGCATGAATCCGGCACTCGCCACCGTGCTGCGTTCGCAAGGCGTTCGGGGTGACGACGCGCGTTCGCCCAAAACCGTCGTGGTCGATGATTTTGCCGGGGCGGCTCACGTGGTCGCAATCCACCGTGTGGAACACGCACCATTTTTGGAACGGCAGTTCCCCGATCGAGCCGCGGCAATTGAGTATTGGAACATCGCAACGGTTCCCGAAAGCACTGTCCAGGTCGCGTTGATCGAGCGGCGTGTCAGCGACCTGTTCGCGCGGGTGATGCGGGCCGGCGCCGGTCCTGTTCCCGCGCCGCCGGCCGGGTTCTCGGACGCCCCCCCTGCCCCGCCGCCCGTACCGCTCGCGGGCAGTCCGCCCAAAAAGGGGACGGTCGCCCGCCTCGCGCGAGAAACCAAGGGCCGCGGCGGGAAAGGCGTCACCCTCGTCCAAGACCTGCCCTTGAACGAAGCCGCCCTTCAGGAATTAGTTACCATGCTCAAATCGAAGTGCGGCACGGGGGGCACGGTCAAGGACGGCGTAATCGAAATCCAGGGCGACCAGCGAGACCGGCTGACAGTCGAATTGGAAAAGCTCGGGTACAAAGTAAAGCGGGCAGGCGGCTGA
- a CDS encoding gamma-glutamyl-gamma-aminobutyrate hydrolase family protein produces MATRAPAPRPLIGINTDFYAPKTGAPFAKVNVGYFDAVLTAGGLPVVIPPLRKDNFAELEALLDMVSGMIMVGGMDLDPRKMGQPLTNTVQPMPARREDSDRYLLTKIVERKMPVLGIGVGMQLINVHFGGTLFAHLPTDNPKAMPHFDPTGGPHRHMVNVESNSYLEEMYGATELRVNSSHHQAVNQVGKRLRVCAKAPDGVIEAIEATDDTWFCLGVQWHPECDTASALDRQIFDCFVQSAMKFAEPAMAAA; encoded by the coding sequence ATGGCCACCCGCGCCCCCGCCCCGCGTCCACTCATCGGCATCAACACCGACTTCTACGCCCCGAAAACCGGTGCCCCGTTCGCCAAGGTGAACGTTGGCTACTTCGACGCGGTTCTCACCGCCGGCGGGTTGCCGGTCGTCATCCCGCCCCTCCGGAAGGACAACTTCGCCGAACTCGAAGCGCTGCTCGACATGGTCTCCGGGATGATCATGGTCGGCGGGATGGACCTGGACCCGCGGAAGATGGGCCAACCGCTCACGAACACCGTCCAGCCGATGCCCGCCCGGCGGGAAGACAGTGACCGTTACTTGCTCACCAAAATCGTCGAGCGGAAGATGCCCGTGCTCGGCATCGGCGTCGGCATGCAACTGATCAACGTCCACTTCGGCGGCACCCTGTTCGCCCACCTGCCGACCGACAACCCGAAGGCCATGCCGCACTTCGACCCGACCGGCGGCCCGCACCGGCACATGGTCAACGTCGAGTCGAACAGCTACCTGGAAGAAATGTACGGGGCGACCGAACTCCGCGTGAACAGTTCGCACCACCAGGCGGTGAACCAGGTCGGCAAGCGGTTGCGGGTTTGCGCGAAGGCTCCGGACGGCGTGATCGAGGCGATCGAGGCCACGGACGATACGTGGTTCTGTTTGGGCGTCCAGTGGCACCCCGAGTGCGACACCGCGTCCGCCCTCGACCGGCAAATCTTCGATTGCTTCGTCCAGTCCGCGATGAAGTTCGCCGAACCGGCCATGGCCGCCGCGTGA
- a CDS encoding anhydro-N-acetylmuramic acid kinase produces the protein MPPTRLLIGLSVGSGFEAADAVAVRAEGAGLGLVPRPAPAVRVPFPVEIRDAGRRLTRYAEPWSATFARSVGDVLAMAARLAAGRAGQDLRAALIAGLLSRVPDACVGTGPDRPFASPADWVAEQTGLTVVTGFRGRDVAAGGSGHPITAAADALLFRDSIEERLLVHLGSVTSVLLIPTGGKLSELVGFECGPGHRFLDDLTDLGTRGRDAFDPGGTKAVQGRCLEDVLAAWLAHPFLSRRPPKACPGGAFGGSFLTSAFDAARAAGGTLNDLLCTATHYIARCVAVGCERWLPAPKARRVMFASGGGTRNGFLCMLLENQFAGQTLERLDTIGVPAGARTATGAAILAGLALDGVSANLPLLTGASGSRLVGRFVPGDQRNWAACATWMADHLTDYPGFGRAA, from the coding sequence ATGCCCCCGACCCGTTTGTTAATTGGGCTGTCCGTCGGATCCGGGTTCGAAGCCGCGGACGCGGTCGCGGTCCGCGCCGAGGGAGCCGGTCTGGGGCTCGTGCCACGACCCGCGCCGGCCGTTCGGGTGCCCTTCCCGGTCGAAATTCGCGACGCCGGCCGTCGGCTGACCCGGTACGCGGAACCGTGGTCGGCGACCTTCGCGCGGTCGGTCGGCGACGTGCTGGCGATGGCCGCGCGGCTGGCGGCTGGGCGCGCGGGACAGGACTTGCGGGCCGCCCTCATTGCCGGGTTGCTCAGCCGCGTTCCCGACGCGTGCGTGGGCACTGGTCCGGACCGCCCGTTCGCGTCCCCGGCCGACTGGGTCGCGGAGCAGACTGGACTGACGGTCGTGACCGGCTTCCGCGGCCGGGATGTCGCCGCGGGCGGGAGCGGCCACCCGATCACCGCCGCGGCCGACGCATTGCTGTTCCGCGATTCGATCGAAGAGCGATTGCTCGTCCACCTCGGGTCCGTCACGTCGGTTCTACTCATCCCGACCGGCGGTAAACTATCCGAACTCGTCGGCTTCGAGTGCGGGCCGGGTCATCGATTTCTGGACGATCTCACGGACCTGGGGACGCGCGGCCGCGACGCGTTCGACCCCGGCGGGACGAAAGCCGTTCAGGGGCGATGTTTGGAAGACGTGCTGGCTGCGTGGTTGGCTCACCCGTTCCTATCCCGCCGGCCGCCCAAGGCCTGCCCCGGCGGCGCGTTCGGGGGTTCGTTTCTCACGTCCGCGTTCGACGCCGCGCGGGCGGCGGGCGGAACACTCAACGACTTGCTCTGCACGGCGACGCATTACATCGCGCGGTGCGTTGCGGTCGGGTGCGAGCGGTGGCTGCCGGCTCCCAAGGCGCGGCGGGTGATGTTTGCGAGTGGCGGGGGAACCCGCAACGGGTTCCTGTGCATGTTGCTGGAAAACCAATTCGCGGGTCAGACGCTCGAACGCCTGGACACGATCGGCGTTCCGGCCGGCGCCCGGACGGCTACCGGGGCCGCGATCCTGGCGGGGCTGGCCCTTGATGGCGTCTCGGCCAACCTGCCGCTCCTCACCGGCGCGTCGGGCAGCCGACTCGTCGGCCGGTTCGTTCCGGGCGACCAGCGGAACTGGGCCGCGTGTGCGACCTGGATGGCCGATCATCTGACGGACTACCCGGGATTCGGTCGGGCGGCGTAG
- a CDS encoding serine/threonine-protein kinase produces MEEAVDAGTMANLIVRIGLLEENTARECVYEVGGKSASASDLVQYLQRKSMLTPLQGSKLLKGDKDGFILGGYRVLYKISSGTFGRVYRGDDPRSGQVVAIKVLRRKWTDDPQKVDQFMREGRIGLTLQHPNIVGMLAVNQDKVTGQYYIVMEFVEGGNLRDILTIRKKLEVDEALRMMEECAAGLAYAWSRGLTHRDIKASNILISTDKTTKLVDFGLAEMSIQNAGHMEIGRASDKDEDVAIDRTIDYAGLEKATNITRGDVRSDIYFLGHVLYEMVIGEPLMPVTKDRATKLQRRRYEQVESTLAMKAPEVGMHPSLQRLIARAVSFEPSSRYQTPAQFLETIRATRAELSGNAEASRRAAGALTIYIVEQHVKLQDVFRDKFKKLGFRVLISVDANQALKRYQSAPFHALLVDGGTAGRDGVEAYRKVLREAASMRLDLAGALMLNEDQAGWENEVRGLPGGSVLIRPVTMKQLAAHYREALPEIKPSDHDEGE; encoded by the coding sequence ATGGAAGAAGCTGTCGACGCCGGCACAATGGCGAACCTGATCGTCCGGATCGGACTCCTCGAAGAGAACACCGCTCGGGAGTGCGTCTACGAGGTGGGCGGCAAGTCCGCTTCCGCCTCGGACCTCGTTCAGTACCTGCAGCGCAAAAGCATGCTCACCCCCTTGCAGGGGTCGAAGCTCCTGAAGGGCGACAAGGACGGGTTCATCCTCGGCGGCTACCGGGTGCTGTACAAAATCTCGTCCGGGACGTTCGGCCGCGTATACCGCGGCGACGACCCGCGATCGGGCCAGGTCGTCGCCATCAAAGTCCTCCGCCGAAAGTGGACGGACGACCCGCAAAAGGTCGACCAGTTCATGCGCGAAGGCCGCATCGGGCTGACCCTCCAGCACCCGAACATCGTCGGCATGCTGGCCGTCAACCAGGACAAGGTGACCGGCCAGTATTACATCGTGATGGAATTCGTCGAAGGCGGGAACCTGCGGGACATTCTGACGATCCGCAAGAAGCTCGAAGTGGACGAGGCGCTGCGGATGATGGAGGAGTGCGCCGCCGGACTGGCTTACGCCTGGTCGCGCGGCTTGACCCACCGCGACATCAAGGCCTCGAACATCCTCATTTCCACGGACAAGACGACCAAACTGGTCGACTTCGGGCTCGCGGAAATGAGTATCCAAAATGCCGGGCACATGGAAATCGGGCGGGCGAGCGACAAGGACGAAGACGTGGCGATCGACCGGACCATCGACTACGCCGGTCTGGAAAAGGCGACCAACATCACCCGCGGCGACGTCCGCAGCGACATCTATTTCCTCGGCCACGTGCTGTACGAAATGGTCATCGGCGAACCGCTCATGCCGGTGACCAAGGACCGGGCCACGAAACTGCAGCGGCGGCGGTACGAGCAGGTGGAAAGCACGCTGGCCATGAAGGCGCCCGAGGTCGGCATGCACCCGTCCCTCCAGCGGCTCATCGCCCGGGCGGTGTCGTTCGAGCCTTCCTCGCGGTACCAAACCCCCGCGCAGTTTCTGGAAACGATCCGGGCGACCCGGGCGGAGCTGAGCGGAAACGCCGAAGCGAGCCGCCGGGCAGCCGGGGCGTTGACCATTTACATCGTCGAACAGCACGTCAAGCTGCAGGACGTGTTCCGGGACAAGTTCAAGAAGCTCGGGTTCCGGGTACTCATTTCCGTCGACGCGAACCAGGCGCTCAAGCGCTACCAGTCCGCCCCGTTCCACGCCCTCCTTGTGGACGGCGGGACGGCCGGCCGCGACGGGGTTGAGGCGTACCGCAAAGTTTTGCGCGAGGCCGCCAGCATGCGGCTGGATTTGGCCGGGGCGTTAATGTTGAACGAAGACCAGGCCGGGTGGGAAAACGAGGTCCGCGGGCTGCCCGGCGGATCGGTACTGATCCGCCCCGTCACGATGAAACAGCTCGCGGCCCACTACCGGGAAGCCCTCCCCGAGATTAAGCCCAGCGATCACGACGAAGGCGAATAA
- a CDS encoding endonuclease/exonuclease/phosphatase family protein, with product MSFGASALFVAWVVGQLARDATWITGLCFYIPSVVMVVVLVAIAGLSAVMNHRRPALMALGFALPPLLFVGLVENHFGLGKDKSQGEFRLIHWNTGGRPGRPGIGEYMVNERADLYVLTDIANAAHVGVLRDQLGVGYQAITFANLAVIGRGEIRANGWLRNSDGFEVQAVTWTLDGKQISVFVVDLPSEVWIARNPLLREVNELISQHSPDLVVGDFNAPRRSWGLVELPEGYHHAYHTAGGGWGYTWPVPVPVYALDHTLHGPRVVPASYRLGGMGGNSDHRYQVFDFSLAAPRSVPKRSETGGTSVPQDKTFYARRPITLFSRVRTGLRSRPARHL from the coding sequence ATGTCTTTTGGAGCTTCGGCTCTCTTCGTCGCCTGGGTGGTCGGTCAACTCGCACGCGACGCGACCTGGATTACCGGCCTCTGCTTCTACATCCCGTCTGTCGTCATGGTCGTCGTGTTGGTCGCCATCGCCGGCCTGAGCGCCGTGATGAACCACCGACGGCCGGCCCTCATGGCCCTCGGGTTCGCTCTTCCGCCCCTGCTGTTCGTCGGACTGGTCGAGAATCACTTCGGACTTGGGAAGGATAAGTCACAGGGAGAGTTTCGGCTCATCCACTGGAACACCGGAGGACGACCCGGTCGGCCGGGCATAGGCGAGTACATGGTTAACGAGCGGGCTGACCTGTACGTCCTGACGGACATCGCTAATGCCGCCCACGTCGGGGTTCTCCGCGATCAACTCGGTGTGGGATACCAGGCGATTACGTTTGCCAACCTGGCTGTGATCGGGCGAGGGGAAATCCGAGCCAACGGATGGTTGAGGAATAGCGACGGGTTCGAGGTTCAGGCGGTGACGTGGACGCTTGATGGCAAACAGATCTCCGTGTTCGTGGTCGATCTGCCGTCCGAAGTTTGGATTGCGCGGAACCCGTTGCTGAGGGAGGTCAACGAATTGATCTCGCAGCACTCGCCGGACCTGGTCGTCGGGGACTTCAACGCCCCGCGACGATCCTGGGGGCTGGTCGAGTTGCCGGAGGGCTACCATCACGCTTACCACACCGCCGGAGGTGGGTGGGGCTATACCTGGCCGGTTCCGGTCCCGGTCTACGCCCTCGACCACACCCTACACGGGCCGCGGGTCGTTCCCGCGTCTTACCGGCTCGGCGGAATGGGTGGCAATAGCGACCACCGGTATCAGGTATTCGACTTCTCGCTCGCTGCCCCGAGATCGGTACCAAAGCGCTCAGAAACCGGCGGCACATCGGTCCCACAAGACAAGACCTTTTACGCACGGCGCCCAATCACACTTTTCTCCCGAGTCCGAACTGGTCTCCGGTCGCGACCGGCACGCCATCTTTGA
- the kdsA gene encoding 3-deoxy-8-phosphooctulonate synthase gives MTPSIVNIGRWTVGTGSPLLWIAGPCVIESREFTLRVADVLRRTADELAIPLVFKASFDKANRTSGKSFRGVGMEEGLKILAAVKDATGLPVTTDLHETAQAVPVAEVCDILQIPAFLARQTDLIVAAGQTGRIVNVKKGQFMAPWDMKNVVSKLAEVGNRQVLLTERGTTFGYGTLVNDMRAIPWMQETGAPVIFDATHSVQTPGALGDRTGGDRKMVPYLARAAVAAGCNGVFIETHPDPDRAPSDGPNMIPLDDLPALIQTCLRIRAALPEPVT, from the coding sequence ATGACTCCCAGTATCGTTAACATCGGCCGGTGGACGGTCGGCACGGGCTCGCCACTGTTGTGGATCGCCGGGCCGTGCGTGATCGAGTCCCGCGAGTTTACACTCCGCGTCGCGGACGTCCTCCGCCGCACCGCGGACGAACTCGCCATCCCGCTTGTATTCAAGGCGTCGTTCGACAAGGCGAACCGGACGTCCGGAAAATCGTTCCGGGGCGTCGGGATGGAGGAAGGGTTGAAGATCCTGGCCGCGGTCAAGGACGCGACCGGCCTCCCCGTCACGACGGACTTGCACGAGACGGCTCAGGCCGTGCCGGTCGCCGAAGTGTGTGACATTCTTCAAATTCCCGCGTTCCTCGCCCGCCAAACGGACCTGATCGTGGCGGCGGGACAAACGGGCCGCATCGTGAACGTGAAGAAGGGGCAGTTCATGGCCCCGTGGGACATGAAAAACGTGGTCTCGAAGTTGGCGGAAGTCGGCAACCGGCAAGTGTTACTGACCGAGCGCGGGACGACCTTCGGCTACGGCACGCTGGTCAACGACATGCGGGCGATTCCCTGGATGCAGGAAACCGGGGCGCCGGTGATCTTTGACGCCACGCACAGCGTACAGACTCCGGGCGCGCTCGGCGACCGGACGGGTGGGGACCGCAAGATGGTTCCCTACCTGGCTCGCGCGGCCGTCGCGGCCGGGTGCAACGGAGTCTTCATCGAGACCCACCCGGACCCGGACCGCGCGCCGAGCGACGGCCCGAACATGATTCCCCTGGACGACCTTCCGGCTCTGATTCAGACCTGCCTCCGAATCCGGGCCGCGCTACCCGAGCCGGTGACTTGA